A single region of the Pseudomonas sp. GGS8 genome encodes:
- a CDS encoding PrkA family serine protein kinase: protein MSIFSHFQQRFESTRQEELSLQEYLELCKKDRSAYASAAERLLLAIGEPELLDTSTNSRLSRIFSNKVIRRYPAFEDFHGMEECIDQIVSYFRHAAQGLEEKKQILYLLGPVGGGKSSLAEKLKQLIEKVPFYAIKGSPVFESPLGLFNATEDGAILEEDFGIPRRYLNTIMSPWATKRLAEFGGDISQFRVVKLYPSILNQIAVAKTEPGDENNQDISALVGKVDIRKLEEFPQNDADAYSYSGALCRANQGLMEFVEMFKAPIKVLHPLLTATQEGNYNSTEGLGAIPFTGILLAHSNESEWHTFRNNKNNEAFIDRIYIVKVPYCLRVSDEVKIYDKLLFNSSLAKAHCAPDTLKMLAQFTVLSRLKEPENSNIYSKMRVYDGENLKDTDPKAKSIQEYRDAAGVDEGMNGLSTRFAFKILSKVFNFDPHEIAANPVHLLYVLEQQIEQEQFQAETRERYLRFLKEYLAPRYIEFIGKEIQTAYLESYSEYGQNIFDRYVLYADFWIQDQEYRDPETGEILNRVALNEELEKIEKPAGISNPKDFRNEIVNFVLRARANNNGKNPTWLSYEKLRVVIEKKMFSNTEDLLPVISFNAKASKEDQQKHNDFVTRMVERGYTDKQVRLLSEWYLRVRKSQ, encoded by the coding sequence ATGAGTATCTTTAGCCACTTCCAACAACGCTTCGAGTCCACACGCCAGGAAGAACTCTCCCTGCAGGAGTACCTGGAACTGTGCAAAAAGGACCGCAGCGCCTACGCCTCCGCCGCCGAGCGTCTACTGCTGGCCATCGGGGAGCCGGAGCTGCTCGACACCTCGACCAACTCGAGGCTGTCGCGAATTTTTTCCAACAAGGTGATCCGTCGCTATCCGGCCTTTGAAGACTTCCATGGGATGGAAGAATGCATCGACCAGATCGTGTCGTATTTCCGTCATGCCGCTCAGGGCCTGGAGGAAAAGAAACAGATCCTCTACCTGCTTGGCCCGGTCGGTGGCGGCAAATCATCTTTGGCCGAAAAGCTTAAACAGCTGATCGAGAAAGTGCCCTTTTACGCCATCAAGGGCTCACCGGTTTTCGAGTCGCCACTGGGTCTGTTCAACGCCACTGAAGATGGCGCGATACTCGAGGAAGACTTCGGCATTCCCCGGCGCTACCTCAACACCATCATGTCGCCATGGGCTACCAAGCGCCTGGCCGAATTCGGCGGCGACATCAGCCAGTTCCGGGTGGTGAAACTCTATCCGTCGATCCTCAACCAGATTGCAGTTGCGAAAACCGAGCCGGGCGACGAAAACAACCAGGACATCTCGGCACTGGTGGGCAAGGTTGATATTCGCAAACTGGAAGAGTTCCCGCAGAACGACGCCGATGCCTACAGCTATTCGGGGGCACTGTGCCGGGCCAACCAGGGCCTGATGGAATTCGTCGAAATGTTCAAGGCACCGATCAAGGTGCTGCACCCATTGCTGACGGCCACTCAGGAAGGCAACTACAACAGTACCGAAGGCCTGGGGGCGATTCCGTTCACCGGGATCCTGCTGGCCCACTCCAACGAATCGGAGTGGCACACCTTCAGGAACAACAAGAACAACGAAGCGTTCATCGACCGGATCTATATCGTCAAAGTGCCGTACTGCCTACGTGTCAGCGACGAGGTGAAGATCTACGACAAGCTGCTGTTCAACAGCTCGCTGGCCAAGGCCCATTGCGCGCCAGACACCCTGAAGATGCTCGCTCAGTTCACCGTGCTCTCGCGCCTCAAGGAGCCGGAAAACTCCAACATCTACTCCAAGATGCGTGTGTATGACGGCGAGAACCTCAAGGACACCGATCCGAAAGCCAAGTCGATCCAGGAGTACCGCGACGCAGCAGGTGTCGACGAAGGCATGAACGGTCTGTCGACCCGTTTCGCGTTCAAGATTCTGTCGAAGGTCTTCAACTTCGACCCCCACGAAATCGCCGCCAACCCAGTGCATCTGCTCTACGTGCTGGAACAGCAGATCGAACAGGAACAATTCCAGGCCGAGACCCGCGAACGCTATCTGCGTTTCCTGAAAGAGTACCTGGCGCCGCGTTATATCGAATTCATCGGCAAGGAGATCCAGACAGCCTACCTCGAGTCTTACAGCGAGTACGGCCAGAACATCTTCGATCGCTACGTGCTGTACGCCGACTTCTGGATTCAGGATCAGGAATACCGCGATCCGGAAACCGGCGAGATTCTCAACCGCGTAGCCCTGAACGAGGAACTGGAGAAAATCGAGAAGCCGGCCGGCATCAGCAATCCGAAGGATTTCCGCAACGAAATCGTCAACTTCGTACTGCGCGCCCGTGCCAACAACAACGGCAAGAACCCAACCTGGCTCAGCTACGAAAAACTGCGGGTGGTCATCGAGAAGAAAATGTTCTCCAACACCGAGGACTTGCTGCCGGTCATCAGCTTCAATGCCAAGGCCAGCAAAGAGGACCAGCAGAAGCACAACGACTTCGTCACACGGATGGTCGAGCGGGGCTACACCGACAAACAGGTACGACTGCTGTCCGAGTGGTACCTGCGAGTCAGAAAATCACAGTAA
- the glpE gene encoding thiosulfate sulfurtransferase GlpE — MSEFKRIPPEQAQALREQGAVVVDVRDPATFAALHIAGSKHLDNHSLHAFIQGADLDAPTVVVCYHGNSSQGAAAYLISQGFSDVYSMDGGFELWRTIYPSETAQGASE; from the coding sequence ATGAGCGAATTCAAACGTATCCCCCCAGAACAGGCCCAAGCCCTGCGCGAACAAGGCGCGGTGGTGGTCGATGTCCGCGACCCGGCAACGTTTGCCGCGCTGCACATCGCAGGTTCAAAGCATCTGGATAACCATTCTCTGCATGCTTTCATTCAGGGCGCCGATCTGGACGCGCCCACGGTAGTGGTCTGTTATCACGGAAATTCCAGTCAGGGCGCGGCTGCTTACCTGATTAGCCAGGGCTTCTCCGACGTCTACAGCATGGACGGCGGTTTTGAGCTGTGGCGTACGATCTATCCTTCGGAAACGGCGCAAGGCGCTTCCGAATAA
- a CDS encoding symmetrical bis(5'-nucleosyl)-tetraphosphatase produces MATYAVGDVQGCLEPLKCLLKQVAFDPTRDRLWLVGDLINRGPQSLETLRFLYSIRESLVCVLGNHDLHLLAVGQNIERLKKADTLREILEAPDRADLLEWVRQQKLMHYDEQRDIALVHAGIPPQWSLRKALKCAAEVEEALRDDNRFAPYLDGMYGNEPVKWDSDLKGAARLRVITNYFTRMRFCTSDGKLDLKGKEGIDTAPPGYAPWFVHKERKTKGLKIIFGHWAALEGQCNEPGLFALDTGCVWGGTMTLMNVDTFERLQCKCDAHGHVRPAVATSIPEQTSASAPR; encoded by the coding sequence ATGGCGACGTATGCCGTCGGTGATGTACAGGGTTGCCTTGAACCGCTCAAATGCCTGCTCAAGCAAGTGGCCTTCGACCCAACGCGGGATCGCTTGTGGCTGGTGGGCGACCTCATCAACCGTGGCCCACAGTCACTGGAAACCTTGCGCTTCCTCTATAGCATCCGCGAGTCGCTGGTCTGCGTACTTGGCAACCATGACCTGCACTTGCTGGCCGTCGGGCAAAACATCGAGCGCCTGAAGAAAGCCGACACCCTGCGCGAAATTCTTGAAGCACCCGATCGTGCGGACCTGCTGGAGTGGGTTCGCCAACAAAAGCTCATGCACTACGACGAACAGCGCGATATCGCCCTGGTCCATGCCGGCATCCCGCCACAATGGTCGCTGCGCAAAGCCTTGAAATGCGCCGCCGAAGTCGAAGAAGCCCTGCGCGATGACAACCGCTTCGCACCTTACCTTGACGGCATGTACGGCAACGAACCCGTGAAGTGGGACAGCGACCTCAAAGGCGCGGCCCGCCTGCGAGTCATCACCAACTACTTCACCCGGATGCGTTTCTGCACCAGCGACGGCAAACTCGACCTCAAGGGCAAGGAAGGCATCGACACCGCACCGCCGGGTTATGCGCCGTGGTTCGTCCACAAGGAACGTAAGACCAAAGGCCTGAAGATCATCTTCGGCCATTGGGCGGCGCTCGAAGGCCAGTGCAACGAACCGGGTCTGTTTGCACTCGACACCGGTTGCGTCTGGGGTGGCACCATGACTCTGATGAACGTCGACACCTTCGAGCGCCTGCAATGCAAATGCGACGCCCATGGCCACGTACGACCGGCAGTCGCCACCTCTATTCCCGAACAAACGTCAGCCAGCGCCCCGCGCTAG
- the apaG gene encoding Co2+/Mg2+ efflux protein ApaG, with amino-acid sequence MSDPRYQVDVSVVTRYLAEQSQPEHNRFAFAYTITVQNNGLLPAKLLSRHWVITDGDGHVEEVRGAGVVGQQPLIDAGKSHTYSSGTVMTSKVGTMQGTYEMLAEDGKHFDAIIAPFRLAVPGALH; translated from the coding sequence ATGTCCGATCCTCGTTATCAGGTCGACGTCAGCGTCGTCACCCGCTATCTGGCAGAACAATCGCAACCCGAGCACAACCGCTTTGCCTTCGCCTACACCATCACTGTGCAGAACAATGGCCTGCTACCCGCCAAACTGCTTTCGCGGCATTGGGTCATCACCGACGGAGACGGCCATGTCGAGGAGGTTCGCGGTGCAGGCGTTGTCGGCCAGCAGCCGTTGATCGACGCTGGCAAGAGCCACACCTACAGCAGCGGCACCGTCATGACGTCCAAGGTCGGGACGATGCAGGGCACCTACGAGATGCTCGCCGAAGACGGTAAGCACTTCGACGCCATCATCGCGCCGTTCCGTCTGGCGGTACCCGGGGCGTTGCACTGA
- the rsmA gene encoding 16S rRNA (adenine(1518)-N(6)/adenine(1519)-N(6))-dimethyltransferase RsmA, whose product MTEHYQHRARKRFGQNFLHDAGVIDRILRSIHAKPEDRLLEIGPGQGALTAGLLNSGAQLDVVELDKDLIPILNQQFAGKSNFNLHQGDALKFDFNSLNAAPNSLRVVGNLPYNISTPLIFHLLHNANLIRDMHFMLQKEVVERLAAGPGGGDWGRLSIMVQYHCRVEHLFNVGPGAFNPPPKVDSAIVRLVPHAVLPHPAKDHRLLERVVREAFNQRRKTLRNTLKLLLSNAEIEAAGVDGSLRPEQLDLAAFVRLADKLSEQVLQKPATD is encoded by the coding sequence ATGACCGAGCATTACCAACACCGGGCGCGCAAGCGCTTCGGCCAGAACTTCCTGCACGATGCCGGCGTTATCGACCGCATCCTGCGCTCCATTCACGCTAAACCTGAAGACCGCCTGCTGGAAATCGGTCCGGGCCAGGGTGCACTGACCGCTGGCCTGCTCAACAGCGGCGCCCAACTGGACGTCGTGGAACTGGACAAGGACCTGATCCCGATCCTCAACCAGCAGTTCGCCGGCAAGAGCAACTTCAACCTGCATCAGGGCGATGCGCTGAAGTTTGACTTCAACAGTCTGAACGCCGCACCAAACAGCCTGCGTGTGGTCGGTAACCTGCCGTACAACATCTCTACGCCGCTGATCTTTCATCTGCTGCACAACGCCAACCTGATTCGCGACATGCACTTCATGCTGCAAAAGGAAGTGGTCGAACGTCTGGCGGCGGGTCCGGGTGGTGGTGACTGGGGTCGTCTGTCGATCATGGTTCAGTACCATTGCCGGGTCGAGCATCTGTTCAACGTCGGCCCGGGTGCGTTCAATCCTCCGCCCAAAGTCGACTCCGCGATCGTGCGCCTGGTACCCCACGCGGTACTGCCGCACCCGGCCAAGGACCATCGCCTGTTGGAGCGCGTTGTGCGTGAAGCCTTCAACCAGCGCCGCAAAACCCTGCGCAACACGCTGAAACTATTGCTGAGCAATGCCGAAATCGAAGCCGCCGGCGTCGATGGCAGCCTGCGCCCCGAGCAGCTCGACCTGGCCGCCTTCGTGCGCCTGGCCGACAAGCTCAGCGAACAAGTCCTGCAAAAGCCTGCCACCGACTGA
- the pdxA gene encoding 4-hydroxythreonine-4-phosphate dehydrogenase PdxA has protein sequence MKPKRFALTPGEPAGIGPDLCLLLASQAQPHPLIAITSRDLLIERAAQLGVVVDLLPVTPDSWPDAPAPTNSLYVWDTPLNAKVTAGQLDKANAAFVLETLTRAGQGCLDGHFAGMITAPVHKGVINESGIAFSGHTEFLADLTHTAQVVMMLATRGLRVALVTTHLPLREIADAITPERLERVTRILHADLKEKFGIAQPRILVCGLNPHAGEGGHLGHEEIDIIEPTLERLRGEGMDLRGPLPADTLFTPKYLEHCDAVLAMYHDQGLPVLKYKGFGAAVNVTLGLPIIRTSVDHGTALDLAGSGNIDTGSLQVALETAYQMAETRL, from the coding sequence GTGAAACCCAAGCGTTTCGCGCTGACCCCCGGCGAACCAGCCGGCATAGGTCCCGACCTGTGCCTGCTGCTCGCCTCGCAAGCCCAGCCACATCCCCTGATTGCCATCACCAGCCGCGACCTGCTCATTGAGCGGGCCGCGCAGCTGGGCGTGGTGGTCGATCTGCTGCCGGTAACGCCGGACAGCTGGCCGGATGCTCCTGCTCCCACCAACAGCCTGTATGTGTGGGATACGCCTCTCAACGCCAAGGTCACCGCCGGGCAACTGGACAAGGCCAATGCGGCTTTCGTTCTGGAAACCCTGACCCGCGCTGGGCAAGGCTGCCTTGACGGGCATTTCGCCGGCATGATCACCGCTCCGGTGCACAAGGGCGTGATCAATGAATCCGGGATCGCTTTTTCCGGGCACACGGAGTTTCTCGCTGACCTGACACACACCGCACAAGTGGTAATGATGCTCGCCACCCGCGGCTTGCGCGTGGCGCTAGTCACCACTCACCTGCCTCTTCGCGAGATTGCCGACGCAATCACGCCAGAGCGCCTGGAGCGGGTCACACGGATTCTGCACGCCGACCTGAAAGAAAAGTTCGGCATCGCCCAGCCACGCATCCTGGTTTGCGGGCTTAACCCGCACGCCGGTGAAGGCGGTCATCTGGGCCATGAAGAAATCGACATCATCGAACCTACATTAGAGCGCCTGCGCGGCGAGGGCATGGACCTTCGCGGCCCCCTGCCCGCCGACACTCTGTTTACCCCCAAATATCTGGAGCACTGCGACGCGGTGCTGGCGATGTACCACGACCAGGGCTTGCCTGTGCTGAAATACAAAGGCTTCGGCGCGGCAGTCAACGTAACCCTCGGCTTGCCGATTATCCGCACCTCGGTCGACCATGGCACCGCCCTGGACCTGGCCGGCAGCGGCAACATCGACACCGGCAGCCTGCAAGTCGCCCTGGAAACCGCCTACCAGATGGCCGAGACCCGTTTATGA
- the surA gene encoding peptidylprolyl isomerase SurA: MKTKLSDCLRPLMLGALFLGTAANAAVQPIDKVVAIVDNDVVMQSQLDQRVHEVQQTIAKRGAAVPPAGVLDQQVLERLIVENLQLQIGERSGIRITDEELNQAVGTIAQRNNMSIEQFRAALARDGLSYDAARDQIRREMIISRVRQRRVAERIQVSEQEVKNFLASDLGKMQLSEEFRLANILIPTPESANSDAIQNAAKQADAVYQQLKQGADFGQLAIAKSASETALEGGDMGWRKAAQLPPPFDRLLGTMAVGDVTQPMRTPGGFIILKILDKRGGEAQVRDEVHVRHILVKPSPIRDEEKTKALAQSLYTRIEAGEDFGELAKSFSEDPGSALNGGDLNWIDPNALVPEFREVMAKTPQGQLSKPFKTQYGWHVLEVLGRRATDSTAQAREQQAMTVLRNRKYDEELQTWLRQIRDEAYVEIKLPGADQATQ; this comes from the coding sequence GTGAAGACCAAGCTTTCTGATTGTCTGCGCCCGCTGATGCTGGGCGCGTTGTTCCTGGGTACCGCGGCCAACGCCGCGGTACAGCCCATCGACAAAGTGGTGGCCATCGTCGACAACGACGTGGTCATGCAGAGCCAGCTGGATCAGCGTGTCCACGAAGTTCAGCAAACCATCGCCAAACGCGGTGCTGCCGTACCGCCAGCCGGCGTACTGGATCAGCAGGTGCTCGAGCGTCTGATCGTCGAAAACCTGCAATTGCAGATCGGCGAGCGTTCCGGCATCCGCATTACCGATGAAGAGCTGAATCAGGCCGTCGGCACCATTGCCCAGCGCAACAACATGTCGATCGAACAATTCCGCGCCGCTCTGGCTCGCGACGGCCTGTCTTATGACGCCGCCCGCGACCAAATCCGCCGCGAAATGATCATCAGCCGTGTGCGTCAGCGCCGTGTGGCGGAACGCATCCAGGTGTCCGAGCAGGAAGTGAAGAACTTCCTGGCATCCGACCTGGGCAAAATGCAGTTGTCCGAAGAGTTTCGTCTGGCCAACATCCTGATTCCTACGCCGGAAAGCGCCAACTCCGACGCGATTCAGAATGCCGCCAAACAAGCCGACGCGGTTTACCAGCAGCTCAAGCAAGGCGCTGACTTCGGTCAGTTGGCAATCGCCAAATCCGCCAGCGAAACTGCACTGGAAGGCGGCGACATGGGCTGGCGTAAAGCTGCTCAACTGCCACCTCCGTTCGATCGCCTGCTGGGCACCATGGCCGTTGGCGACGTAACCCAGCCAATGCGCACACCGGGCGGCTTTATTATCCTGAAGATCCTCGACAAGCGTGGCGGTGAAGCCCAGGTGCGTGACGAAGTACACGTGCGGCACATCCTGGTCAAACCGAGCCCGATCCGCGACGAAGAAAAAACCAAGGCCCTGGCTCAGTCGCTCTATACCCGTATCGAAGCGGGCGAAGATTTCGGCGAGCTGGCGAAAAGCTTCTCGGAGGATCCGGGTTCCGCCCTCAACGGCGGCGACCTGAACTGGATCGACCCGAACGCGCTGGTGCCTGAATTCCGCGAAGTGATGGCCAAGACCCCGCAAGGTCAGCTGTCCAAGCCGTTCAAGACCCAATATGGCTGGCACGTACTGGAAGTCCTTGGCCGCCGCGCCACCGACAGCACCGCTCAGGCCCGTGAGCAGCAAGCGATGACCGTACTGCGTAACCGCAAGTACGACGAAGAGCTGCAAACCTGGCTGCGTCAGATCCGTGACGAAGCGTACGTAGAAATCAAACTCCCTGGTGCAGACCAGGCAACGCAGTGA
- a CDS encoding LPS-assembly protein LptD: MALKSPAFRKKFPLLVTGSLLALQPLATSFVVAAEQYDCSVSASGAWDCAPKAPAAALPPRPVHDGSAVSATGETPAGTTSSEDTGAKPVLVTESKGRGLKSRSEDYSHLDWVPREKLTAAQLAETGPYCSGSYIEPIRPGMNDKTNKSDAPTFIGAKASRYKQEEQVATLAGDVVMRQGSMQVEADEANLYQAESRGELAGNVRIRDNGALIVGDHADVQLDTGEAKVDNAEYVMHKSRIRGNALYAKRAENAIIRLKDGTYTTCEPNSNAWQLKGNNITLNPATGFGTATNVTLRVKDIPILYTPYIYFPIDDRRQSGFLPPTIGTGSDTGFMLVTPYYFNLAPNYDATLYPRYMAKHGLLMEGEFRYLTKSSEGQFGAAYLNDEDTDRSKQTDYEKNRYMYNWQHKGGLDSRVFTQVDYTKISDPYYFQDLQTDQIGVKSADYVNQQGSVTYRGDSYIARLNAQAYQLATVSNITPYDRLPQITFNGQLPYHPEGLNFDYETEVVRFERDLKNGDFVNEDGTVASRLDNNVQGLARANGDRLNLKPAVSLPLNWTYGFLKPSLKYQYTQYQLDLDGTGKSQIVAQDQAAAAAGTENFNGHFGSNQNRGVPIASIDSGLYFDRNTQWFGKNYRQTLEPRLFYLYVPEEDQKDIPVFDTSEYTFNYASLFRDNRFSGSDRVGDENKLSLGVTSRWIEDSGFERQRISVGQALYFKDREVQLPGIDAKTRADAQANVSPYALEYEYRWNRDWRTTADYNWDPDSRSPRSGSAMFHYQPEDNPNKVINAGYRYRNDQVRYDQNSGKWSVGGGDYGTPGQPGYVKDYYKIKQHDFSVIWPIVPQWNAISRWQYDYNRNRTLEAFGGFEYDNCCWKLRLINRYWVSYDEFSQEAPQNEKGDHGVFLQIVLKGLGGLTGAKVESFLDKGIQGYREREDQAF, translated from the coding sequence ATGGCATTGAAATCCCCCGCGTTTCGTAAAAAATTTCCGTTGTTGGTTACCGGCAGTCTGCTGGCCCTGCAACCCCTGGCCACGTCGTTCGTGGTCGCCGCGGAACAGTATGACTGCTCAGTCTCTGCTTCGGGTGCCTGGGACTGTGCGCCAAAGGCGCCGGCCGCTGCATTGCCGCCGCGGCCCGTCCATGATGGCAGCGCAGTTTCCGCCACTGGCGAAACCCCGGCAGGCACCACCTCCAGCGAAGACACCGGCGCCAAGCCTGTGCTGGTTACCGAGTCCAAGGGCCGCGGCCTGAAGTCGCGTAGTGAAGACTACAGCCACCTCGACTGGGTTCCGCGCGAGAAGCTCACCGCAGCGCAATTGGCCGAAACCGGTCCTTACTGCTCTGGTTCCTATATCGAACCGATTCGTCCTGGCATGAACGACAAGACGAATAAAAGTGACGCTCCAACCTTTATCGGCGCCAAGGCCTCCCGCTACAAGCAGGAAGAGCAGGTCGCGACCCTGGCCGGTGACGTTGTCATGCGTCAGGGCAGCATGCAGGTCGAAGCCGACGAAGCGAACCTGTACCAGGCCGAGAGCCGTGGCGAACTGGCCGGCAACGTGCGCATTCGCGACAATGGTGCGCTGATCGTGGGCGATCACGCCGACGTGCAGCTCGACACCGGTGAAGCCAAGGTCGACAACGCCGAATACGTAATGCACAAGTCGCGCATCCGCGGTAACGCGCTGTACGCCAAACGTGCCGAGAACGCGATCATCCGCCTCAAGGACGGTACGTACACCACGTGCGAACCGAATAGCAATGCCTGGCAGCTCAAGGGCAACAACATCACCTTGAACCCGGCCACCGGTTTCGGTACCGCGACCAACGTGACGCTGCGGGTCAAGGACATTCCGATTCTGTACACGCCGTACATCTATTTCCCGATCGATGACCGTCGCCAGTCCGGCTTCCTGCCGCCGACCATCGGCACCGGCAGCGATACCGGCTTCATGCTGGTCACTCCGTACTACTTCAACCTGGCGCCAAACTACGACGCCACGTTGTACCCGCGTTACATGGCCAAGCACGGCCTGTTGATGGAAGGCGAATTCCGCTACCTGACCAAGTCCAGCGAAGGCCAGTTCGGCGCCGCGTACCTCAACGACGAAGATACCGATCGCAGCAAGCAGACCGACTACGAAAAAAACCGCTACATGTACAACTGGCAGCACAAGGGTGGCCTCGACTCGCGCGTCTTTACGCAAGTCGACTACACCAAGATCAGCGATCCGTATTACTTCCAGGATCTGCAGACTGACCAGATTGGCGTGAAAAGCGCTGACTACGTGAACCAGCAGGGCTCTGTCACCTATCGTGGCGACAGCTACATCGCTCGCTTGAACGCCCAGGCTTATCAGCTGGCGACTGTTTCGAACATCACGCCGTACGACCGTTTGCCGCAGATCACCTTCAATGGTCAGCTGCCGTATCATCCGGAAGGGCTGAATTTTGATTACGAGACTGAGGTTGTGCGGTTTGAGCGTGATTTGAAGAACGGCGACTTCGTAAACGAAGACGGCACCGTCGCATCGCGTCTTGACAACAACGTTCAAGGCCTGGCACGTGCCAACGGCGACCGCTTGAATCTCAAACCGGCTGTCAGCCTGCCACTGAACTGGACCTATGGCTTCCTCAAGCCATCGCTCAAGTACCAATACACCCAGTACCAACTGGATCTGGATGGTACTGGCAAAAGCCAAATCGTGGCCCAGGATCAAGCCGCAGCGGCAGCCGGGACTGAAAACTTCAATGGTCATTTCGGCAGCAACCAGAACCGTGGCGTGCCGATTGCCAGTATCGACAGCGGCCTGTATTTCGATCGCAATACCCAATGGTTTGGCAAGAATTATCGCCAGACCCTCGAACCGCGCCTGTTCTACCTCTATGTACCCGAGGAAGACCAGAAGGATATTCCGGTATTCGACACCAGCGAATACACCTTCAACTACGCCTCGCTGTTCCGTGACAATCGCTTCTCCGGCTCCGACCGTGTCGGCGACGAGAACAAACTGTCCTTGGGCGTGACCAGCCGCTGGATCGAAGACAGTGGCTTCGAACGTCAACGTATCAGCGTCGGCCAGGCCTTGTACTTCAAGGACCGCGAAGTTCAGTTGCCAGGTATCGATGCAAAAACCCGCGCCGATGCTCAAGCCAACGTTTCGCCTTATGCGCTGGAGTACGAATATCGCTGGAACCGTGACTGGCGCACCACCGCCGATTACAACTGGGACCCGGACAGCCGCAGCCCTCGCTCGGGCAGCGCGATGTTCCACTACCAACCAGAAGACAACCCGAACAAGGTCATCAACGCCGGTTATCGCTATCGCAATGACCAGGTTCGTTATGACCAGAACAGCGGTAAATGGTCGGTGGGCGGCGGTGACTACGGCACTCCTGGCCAACCTGGCTACGTGAAGGATTACTACAAGATCAAACAGCACGACTTCTCGGTGATCTGGCCGATCGTGCCGCAATGGAACGCCATCAGCCGCTGGCAGTATGACTACAACCGCAACCGTACCCTGGAAGCCTTTGGTGGTTTCGAGTACGACAACTGCTGCTGGAAACTACGCCTGATCAACCGTTACTGGGTTTCCTATGACGAATTCAGTCAGGAAGCTCCACAAAACGAAAAAGGCGACCACGGCGTCTTCCTCCAAATTGTTCTGAAGGGACTCGGCGGCCTCACCGGCGCCAAAGTAGAGAGTTTCCTCGACAAAGGCATCCAAGGTTATCGTGAACGTGAAGACCAAGCTTTCTGA
- a CDS encoding aminoglycoside phosphotransferase family protein, with product MPDQDVRLQHLKVWLDEQSAILFAEQGWGTVPPATLTAASSDASFRRYFRWEGAGRSFVVMDAPPPQENCKPFVDIAFLLAKSGINVPKIYAEDLERGFLLLNDLGNKTYLDVIDSENADDLFKDALQALLAFQQLPMVAPLPSYDVALLRRELELFPEWYVKRELGIELDPAQQVLWQQVSDLLIDSALAQPKVLVHRDYMPRNLMISEPNPGVLDFQDAVYGPVTYDVTCLFKDAFISWPEERVRGWLQDYWQQAAALEIPVQPDFEEFLRASDLMGVQRHLKVIGIFARICHRDGKPRYLGDVPRFFAYIDAVIARRPELAELDVLLASLRVGAKA from the coding sequence ATGCCTGACCAAGATGTACGCTTGCAACACCTGAAAGTTTGGCTTGATGAACAGTCGGCTATCCTCTTTGCAGAACAAGGTTGGGGCACTGTGCCCCCGGCCACGTTGACCGCGGCCAGTAGCGACGCGAGTTTTCGGCGCTATTTCCGCTGGGAAGGCGCAGGCCGAAGTTTCGTCGTGATGGACGCGCCGCCACCCCAGGAAAACTGCAAACCCTTTGTGGATATCGCTTTTCTGCTGGCGAAATCCGGCATAAACGTGCCGAAAATTTATGCCGAAGACCTCGAACGCGGTTTTCTTTTGCTCAATGACCTGGGCAACAAGACTTATCTGGACGTGATCGACAGCGAAAATGCCGACGATTTGTTCAAGGATGCCCTGCAGGCGTTGTTGGCTTTCCAGCAGTTGCCGATGGTGGCGCCGCTGCCGAGTTATGACGTGGCGCTGCTGCGTCGCGAGCTCGAACTGTTCCCCGAGTGGTACGTGAAACGCGAACTGGGCATCGAACTCGACCCGGCGCAGCAAGTGCTCTGGCAGCAGGTCAGCGACCTGCTGATTGACAGCGCTCTGGCTCAGCCCAAAGTCCTGGTGCATCGCGACTACATGCCGCGCAACCTGATGATCAGCGAGCCGAACCCAGGCGTGCTGGATTTCCAGGACGCGGTCTACGGGCCGGTGACCTATGACGTGACCTGCCTGTTCAAGGACGCGTTCATCAGTTGGCCAGAAGAGCGCGTGCGCGGCTGGCTGCAAGATTACTGGCAGCAAGCTGCTGCGCTCGAGATCCCGGTTCAGCCTGACTTTGAAGAATTCCTGCGCGCCAGCGATCTGATGGGCGTACAGCGTCACTTGAAAGTCATCGGCATCTTCGCCCGCATCTGCCATCGCGACGGCAAGCCACGTTACCTCGGTGATGTGCCGCGCTTCTTTGCTTATATAGACGCGGTCATCGCCCGTCGCCCTGAACTGGCGGAGCTGGATGTATTGCTGGCCAGTCTGCGTGTTGGAGCGAAGGCATGA